Proteins from a single region of Antechinus flavipes isolate AdamAnt ecotype Samford, QLD, Australia chromosome 2, AdamAnt_v2, whole genome shotgun sequence:
- the SALL4 gene encoding sal-like protein 4, with protein MRVPAEGGYFPTLGICCEGENNCFNFAPDARTMSRRKQAKPQHINSSEEPQQLPDAAACSSVAAASSATTPAAVAAEHGGLPNCPGDEEGVRGRVKRCRTEETNICEKCCAEFFSLSEFLEHKKNCTKNPPVLIMNDSEETTPPEVLTEVIPAPSENFPVDRLESHGNKDSRSKNCTGSVDKKDKSGVEAGTFLKTEPTTPSTPHGINYLSKGKVPNTNVTLQTLRGTKVAVNQRSADAVSLPVQGFGAFPMILEQLMSLQQQQLQQIQLTEQIRVQMTMMATSGQHASVSHGSDPLKTLGSHMSQHLSTPLALVGQKAGSQNLSLESLKQGKLPHANIGIPTAGSVTSGLPSFSLKSDTNRILPNALSRLPNPLLPQSSGSVLFQNPFPSASSVSNVLDPSKKGKGKPPNITVSESKSNAEEPFFKHKCKFCGKVLGNDSALQIHLRSHTGERPYKCNICGNRFTTKGNLKVHFQRHKDKYPQIKMNPHPVPEHLDNLTSTSGISCGIPVPMDESNLIVDSKPALTTGNLSLGLPQSLTPKDSLGAFSNDLSSRPSPESEGGSTSSGVASNESGTEHSLSSPQAGSSISGFSGSGATEQGSETLKLQQLVENIDKVTSDPNECIICHRVLSCTSSLKMHYRTHTGERPFKCKICGRAFSTKGNLKTHYGVHRANTPLKMQHSCPICQKKFTNAVVLQQHIRMHMGGQIPNTPMPENSCDHVDMDPTVISEKNEDVIASCIDETIESIADMEDLDSQDPPSGSSKPSTPLNENQSEMPAVAFTGISVLEAPGKMGSPSLSLQRQSSLKSSSAESDGMTNDSSSVIGDHDYQNGRSPESASFQALSPANSQAESIRSKSPGLINHDDMGNKTEGPENPPAETEGDGALDLTYANIGRKVIKEEPGLNFANGEYGRGSIPTTFVRVPPALIKAEAPGERPLSNSPFPGSPALSPGVAPLLVAQPRRTAKQHICTTCGKNFSSASALQIHERTHTGEKPFACTICGRAFTTKGNLKVHVGTHMWNNSARRGRRLSIDNIALLGNDVKKVSEMFPKDIVPPAVNLDPTVWNQYAAVINNGLAMKTNEISVIQSGPIPALPVPISGGGSVMNNAPVSKIDGSQSAINPDVMEKANATDSVPKHQFPHFLEENKIAVS; from the exons gtgGTCTACCAAACTGCcctggagatgaggagggagtaaGAGGAAGGGTTAAACGATGTCGAACTGAGGAAACTAATATCTGTGAGAAATGCTGTGCAGAATTCTTCAGCCTTTCCGAATTCCTGGAACATAAGAAAAATTGCACTAAAAATCCACCTGTCTTAATCATGAATGATAGTGAGGAGACAACACCTCCTGAAGTCTTAACAGAAGTTATCCCAGCCCCATCAGAGAATTTTCCAGTCGATCGTTTGGAAAGTCATGGCAATAAAGACAGTCGTTCAAAGAATTGCACTGGTTCTGTGGACAAGAAAGATAAGTCTGGTGTGGAGGCAGGAACCTTTCTCAAAACAGAGCCTACAACCCCTTCTACACCTCATGGGATAAACTATTTATCAAAAGGCAAAGTTCCCAACACTAATGTGACTTTACAAACACTACGAGGGACCAAGGTAGCTGTGAATCAGAGGAGTGCTGATGCCGTATCTTTACCAGTCCAGGGCTTTGGCGCCTTCCCCATGATCCTGGAACAGCTAATGAGTCTACAGCAACAACAGCTTCAGCAAATCCAACTTACTGAGCAGATCCGTGTGCAGATGACCATGATGGCCACCAGTGGCCAGCATGCATCAGTGTCTCATGGTTCTGACCCTTTGAAAACCCTGGGCTCTCATATGTCTCAGCATCTCTCCACTCCTTTGGCTTTAGTTGGACAAAAGGCTGGCAGCCAGAACCTGTCACTGGAATCCTTGAAACAAGGCAAACTACCTCATGCCAATATAGGCATCCCAACTGCTGGTTCAGTGACCTCTGGACTACCATCTTTCTCTTTGAAGTCTGATACAAATAGGATCCTTCCTAATGCATTGTCTCGACTTCCAAACCCTTTACTACCTCAATCATCAGGCTCAGTTCTTTTCCAGAACCCATTCCCTTCTGCGTCTTCAGTGTCTAATGTGTTAGACCCATccaagaaagggaaggggaaaccTCCCAATATTACTGTTTCTGAAAGTAAATCAAATGCCGAGGAGCCCTTCTTCAAGCACAAATGCAAGTTCTGTGGCAAGGTGTTAGGAAATGACAGTGCTTTGCAAATTCATCTCCGTTCCCATACTGGGGAGAGACCGTACAAATGTAATATCTGTGGCAATCGCTTTACCACTAAGGGGAATTTGAAGGTTCATTTCCAGCGCCATAAGGACAAAtatccccaaataaaaatgaatcccCATCCAGTCCCTGAACACCTGGATAACCTGACAAGTACCAGTGGGATCTCATGTGGAATACCTGTGCCCATGGATGAATCAAATCTGATTGTGGACAGCAAACCTGCACTGACTACTGGGAACCTTTCCTTAGGCTTACCTCAAAGTCTGACCCCCAAAGACTCTCTTGGTGCTTTTTCCAACGATCTATCATCTAGGCCTTCCCCAGAGAGTGAAGGGGGTTCCACCTCATCTGGTGTGGCCAGTAATGAATCTGGGACAGAGCACAGCTTGAGTTCCCCACAAGCTGGTAGTAGTATTAGTGGTTTCTCAGGTAGTGGGGCCACTGAGCAGGGGTCTGAGACTTTGAAGTTACAACAGCTGGTAGAAAATATCGATAAGGTTACCAGTGACCCTAATGAATGTATCATTTGTCATCGAGTTCTAAGCTGCACAAGCTCTTTGAAAATGCATTATCGCACTCACACCGGGGAGAGACCATTCAAATGTAAGATCTGTGGAAGGGCTTTCTCCACAAAAGGCAATCTTAAGACGCATTATGGAGTTCACCGAGCTAACACTCCTTTAAAAATGCAACATTCTTGTCCAATTTGCCAAAAGAAATTTACCAATGCTGTAGTGTTGCAGCAACATATCCGAATGCACATGGGTGGCCAGATTCCTAATACCCCTATGCCTGAGAATTCCTGTGACCATGTTGATATGGATCCAACTGTTATCAGTGAGAAAAATGAGGATGTTATTGCCAGTTGCATTGATGAAACCATTGAAAGCATTGCTGATATGGAAGACTTGGACTCCCAAGATCCTCCTAGTGGTTCCTCTAAGCCCTCTACTCCACTTAATGAAAATCAGTCTGAAATGCCTGCTGTGGCCTTTACTGGCATCTCAGTATTGGAAGCCCCGGGGAAAATGGGCAGTCCATCTTTGAGTCTTCAGAGGCAAAGTAGCCTGAAGTCAAGTTCTGCAGAAAGTGATGGCATGACCAATGATTCTTCGTCTGTAATAGGAGATCATGATTATCAAAATGGCCGAAGTCCAGAGTCTGCATCATTCCAGGCATTATCTCCAGCAAATAGTCAAGCTGAAAGTATTAGGTCCAAGTCACCTGGCTTAATCAATCATGATGACATGGGAAATAAGACAGAAGGACCAGAAAACCCTCCAGCAGAAACTGAAGGTGATGGTGCTTTGGATTTAACTTATGCCAATATTGGCCGAAAGGTCATCAAGGAAGAGCCTGGGTTAAATTTTGCAAATGGGGAGTATG gtCGTGGTAGCATTCCTACCACCTTTGTCAGAGTGCCACCAGCCTTGATCAAAGCTGAAGCTCCTGGGGAACGGCCCCTTAGCAATAGCCCATTTCCTGGATCTCCTGCCCTGTCTCCAGGGGTAGCACCTTTGCTAGTGGCCCAACCTCGGCGCACTGCCAAGCAGCACATTTGTACCACTTGTGGAAAGAACTTCTCATCAGCCAGTGCTCTTCAGATTCATGAGCGCACTCACACTGGTGAAAAGCCTTTTGCATGTACCATTTGTGGAAGGGCCTTTACAACTAAAGGAAATTTGAAG GTCCACGTTGGAACTCACATGTGGAATAACTCTGCTAGACGTGGAAGAAGACTGTCTATTGATAACATAGCATTGCTGGGTAATGATGTCAAGAAAGTATCTGAGATGTTTCCAAAGGATATAGTCCCTCCTGCAGTGAATCTTGACCCCACAGTTTGGAACCAGTATGCAGCTGTGATTAACAATGGCTTAGCGATGAAGACTAATGAGATATCAGTGATTCAAAGTGGTCCTATTCCTGCCCTACCAGTTCCTATCAGCGGTGGAGGATCTGTAATGAATAATGCTCCCGTCTCCAAGATAGATGGGTCACAGTCCGCGATTAACCCTGATGTTATGGAGAAAGCTAATGCTACTGATAGTGTCCCAAAAcatcaattccctcattttctgGAAGAAAACAAGATTGCAGTCAGCTAA